Genomic DNA from Chroicocephalus ridibundus unplaced genomic scaffold, bChrRid1.1 SCAFFOLD_84, whole genome shotgun sequence:
aaaaatgttgttgagtacctcagccttctcctcgtccattgttaccagtttgccagtcttgctcatcaggaggggtacgctttctttgaccttccttttctggctgacatatctatagaagcccttcttattatccTTTGCCTCCCTTGgcaagttcatctccagctgcgccttggccttcctgaccccatccctaaaCACCTGGGCAACATCCCCATGCTCTTCCCAGGGTAcctctccctgcttccactgcctgtgcatttccttcttgccctttagtttgaccagcaggtctctacTCAGGCATCACATTGATTAAGGCTTTATCCATGGGGATTATCTCCACCCCAGCCACTCCCAATGCATTGAATCTCCCCTTCCATGTTATTCCTGGTCGCttctctgtctcattccctgtCCATTGCAGACCAACCATCTGCAATATAAATGTGGGCACCAGATGAACTCCTCCTGGGGCCTTTGACAAGCACTTAgacctcaaagagcagagaggtgcctctAGGAGGTCCTCCTCTCCCCGAGATATGCTTCCTCCACTGGTGTCTTTAGGATACATGAGTGGTAAATGGAGAAAGATGGTCAGCCCCTGAGAGCTTGTTAACGTTTGAGTTAGTGGTGAGGCAGTGATTGGTAGTGGGTAGGGatgccagagagggcagaggaaactcagtgacaaacaattcttatggggagtggctgagggaactgggattgtttagtctggagaaaaggaggctgagggagaccttatcgctctctacagccacctgaaaggagattgtagagaggtgggggtgggtctcttctcccaagtaacaggcaataagagaaggggaagcagcctcgagttgcaccaggggaggtttagactggatattatgaaaaaagtttactctgaaagggttattaagcattggacgaggctgcccagggaagtgcagccatccctggaggtattcaaaagacgggtagacgccgtgcttagagatatgctttagtgatggtttttgtcagagttaggttggtggttggactcgatgatctgaaaggtctcttccaacttaggcaatgctatgattctgtgcaccccagaatgcaggttgccctcttggctgccagggcacactcctGACTCGTATTAGCCCAGCTGCCAACCAGCGTCCccacatccctttctgcagggctgctttctagccactcctcttccagcctatacttgtggccaccattatttcatcccaggtgtaGATTGCAGCGtttgttcttgttaaacatgCTGAGAGTTGCCTTCTCTGGGTCACGGACACAGGTGCTAAactgaacagggcccaggagccagcatccctgtgctgccccacaatgccccagcatgtcccagtACGTACCCTCCGTtaagtccatgctgactgcatttgaagacaaatttctctttttggtgcCCAGAAATATCACCCAAGAGGAGACTAACTGGTGGCACACTGCTCACCAATGCGAGCTTGTACAGCCAGTGAGTTGTtccctgagttgcatttttggcctcgttcagagctgggtgcaacacttgcttgtcctctctcacaagagacctctgctaacccaatgacttttcaaaagggatattccaaagaaatgtcaatcttgttctgtaacttcactaCCACTATTTTGCCTGTTATATGATGGATttcatttctctaatctttcttatgttttcacctgtcctgatacaatgaccatgtctaaagtcatctttccaggtgcagactgtctagacaagggccttttctattatactcccgttttctccttcccttactctttcttcattcaggttcctgtcacccatccagctgctgctttgagcttcacgTGGTTAAAagtttccctgtctttcagtagtctaattgtctcctgtagccaactctttaactatgtttatatcaacctttctgtacctatccatccaaagcatttctcataagattaccccttgcagaaaagcaacctcattagaggcagcatgtacttagcatatggccgCAGGGGGTGTTTTATTGTTTACCAAACATGATCCGACATGAtcaggctttacttttctttgcttgcaaagaggagaaacccttCTGTGCCCGGGCGCAGCCAGGTCTAtaaggagctcaggtgggagctggtgcaatggagctgtaacatccagctgcagagaccagtggagaagtctgatggaaggacactgatgtaaatcccaactgggcaatgacagacatggtggggttggggtgggggcggtgAGGAGCAGCATTGTCCATacagtgtcagacctcaagggactgcttttcctagccatccagacctcctgaggagaccctctggatcaatatcagttgcagaagacttctatcacctcttctctagactgaaaagtaaagtaaaacaaaccctttaaaaaaaaacttattgggttttctttgaaaccttccttcttaactacagtATGAAAGAGCTCCAATTCACTGTAGAAgccttgaagacttgaaggaaattaaaggaagagaaacagcttgttagggctttctgtactttaatgagccccatggcgtatttagctctgagtccacgaacctcagatactgagagaagattgaaaacactgctcaaggagtcagaagcaaaactcaaagtaccttgAAGCACTAACTGGCCACTGAGGCCCATTACTGACAAAGTCTCCCGGTGGACTCtcagaggagatagctggaggctgggattgcaggaaggcaaaggcactgtgcaggtggctgtaatgcggagaaaactgttgctttgtttgatgaagcagaaaggccaaacctgaccctcaggccctgggaaggcagatcctgcccctcaggtgtggctcagggctcttcctgggggtagtggggtgtgagggtgagcaaggccaagggtagggagactgtgcaacacctcccGGCTTCCCCATGCCACGGTGAAGCAGAAACCAAGcccagagcctcaaaataaagtttcttctggtaggccttggtggcagaggcaactgccatagccaaggggacaatgagcttggtgctgttgggctttgtagccttgccagagccctgggccacCTCCACTGCAGGCTGTCCATCACTGCCCCATGCCTGCgcctctttccttgcaggctgcagacacccattgtgctttcccacatcgctcttACCCCGGCATTTCTATACCTGtgctgatgtctctccactctcaccggctgttccttgaaacacaaagccatgggctaatacagactccctctgggtgacctcttgcaccacagtgcaaccgtttgagtgagatttctttttcctcacatgcagtccgacccttccaagctgcactttgttgaggtttccttctcttcccactaccaAGAAAATCTCCATgatctctgaagccacccttcaagcaggtgcaagctactgctagagagccctgggcctccacttcaaaaggtacagaagcccagctccctcagcttctccacacaggccccaaaccccatcctggccaatgtcctttggagcttctccagttcctcctccttccttcagaacagagagccccacacacagacacactagaccagatgtggccacaccagtgctgcgTCAAGGGGGATGATAATCACAGGatcttcgtggttggaagggacctttaagatcattgagtccaaccatacacacacaacccctccacacacacaatCTCcatcactagagcatgccctgaagtgccacatctagacatgtcttaaatacctctagggatgggcactcaaccacctccctgggcaggctgttccagtgcctgaccactctttcagtaaagtcattcttcctaatatctaacctaaacctcccctgccgcaacttcacaccatttcctctggtcctgtcattattcccctgggagaagaggccaacacccacctctctccaccctcctttcagggagttgtagagggcaatgaggtctcccctcagcctcctcttctccaagctaaacgtgcccagctccctcagcctctcctcatatgacctggtctccagacccctcaccagcctggtagctctcctctggacacgctccagcacttcatagaaccatagaatcagagaatcatttaggttggaaaagacccttgggatcatcgagtccaaccatcatctccactctacaaagttctcccttacaccatatcccttaacaccacatctaaacgagtcttaaacacatccagggatggtgactccaccacctccctgggcagcctattccagtgtctgaccactctttctgtgaagaattttttccttatggccagcctaaacctaccctgttgcagcttgaagccattccctcttcttctatcgctaattacctgtgagaagagagaccagcaccaacctctctacaatggcctttcaagtagttgtagagagcgatgaggtctcccctcagcctcctcttcctcaaactaaacagtcccagctccttcaattgctcctcataagatttattctccaggcccttcaccagcttcgttgccctcctctgccctcgctccagcacctcgatatctctcttggattgaggtgcccaaaactggacacaatactcaaggtgtggcctcaccagtgctgagtacagggggacaatcacctccctccttctgctggtcacactagttctaatacaagccgggatggcattggccctcttggccacctgggcacactgctggctcatgttcagccccttgtcaattagaacccccaggtccttttctgccaggcagctctccagccacactgccccaagcctgtagcgatgcatggggttgttgtggcccaagtgcaggacccggcacttggccttgttgaagcacattccattagcattggcccatcgatccaatctgtccaagtctctctgtagagcctccctatcctcatgtagatcaacactcccgcttagcatcgtgtcatctgcaaacttgccgatgatacactctatgtccttatcaaggtcgtcaataaagatgttgaacagaaatggtcccaacaccgagccccgagggacaccagttgtgaccggccgccggctggatttaattccattgaccaccactctttgggaccgtccatccagccagtgcttgatccagcagatcgtatgctcatccaggccgtgagccgccagtttttccatgagaattctatgggggacagtgtcaaatgcttttcaaaagtctgggtagacaatgtccacagcctgtccctcccaagggactttgtccagcagtcttctgaacaggtcaaaatttgccctccggaagtctaaggtggcagttttactaacccctctccttgtttccccaagaatcagaaattcgatcatctcatgatcactgtgccctagacggccaccaacctttacttccccgacaagttcttccctgttcacaagaagtaggtccaggagggcaccttccctggtcggatcacttaccagctgtgtgaggaagttatcttccacacattccaggagcctcctggattgttccctctcagctgtgttgtattcccagcagatatccgggaggttaaagtcccccacaagaacaacggcaagtgatcACGAGATTTCCCCCaactgcttatagaaagcttcgtccgcctcactgctttggttgggaggtctatagcagactcccacagcgatagcagctttatcggcccttaacctaatccaaacactctccatcccgtcatcgctatactcgatttctgagctctcgtagcattctctaatatacagggccactcctccacctctcctttcctgtctgtccctcctgaagagcttgtagccatcgattgtggcactccagtcctgtgaggcatcccaccacgtttctgtgatagccactatgtcatagtttccctcgtgcatcatggcttcaagctccccctgtttgttgcacatactgcgtgcattggtagagatgcacttcagatgtgctaatgactccagcacctttttgtgggtgtgggccccatttcccaccagacccctctcaggtgcttccatgatttctaagcatctatcccttctctccaatgaaatgtcagagtgagagtcctcactATCCTCCCCTTtgatttattcctgacaggcccagttgtctccccttcccccctcagatctagtttaaagccctgtcaatgagccttgctacctcctgccccacaattcttttccccttctgggacaggtgcgttccacctgccaccagcaggtcaggtcactcctatagcagcctgtgatcaaaaaacccaaagccctgcccataacaccagtcccggagccacgagttgacctgttgcctcttcctgttaatttcctcattcatgattgccactgaagggatagaggagaacacaacttgtgttcctgaccccttaagCTgtcgccccaaggctctaaaatctcttttaatcgattttgggctcctcctacccacttcatcactacccacctgaaatactaagagggggtattagtcagaggagtttactagggctggaagtttgtccaacacatccctgacccgtgccccagggaggcagcagacttccctgtgaagtgggtctggacggcatattggcccctccgcccccctcaatagagagtcacccaccacaatgacccgtctgcttttccttttggagccagctgtgatgctgggtccatggcgacttggtctttctgacgttcctggcctgggtgtctcatcctcctctccaacagccagttcctcctgcaggactccatgcctgttctgcaaaggtaactgggaaggtgggaggggccgggaggggattctcctgcttccccgagcagggacctgtttccattccccctcgtctctgccatcccctcctattgcctggtgacgagaggggagggggtcctctgacttgtgtggggcctcaccctgttccctttctctccgggagcgggtccaccagtcactctccctctcgcattctCTCATGctcctcaacctttccacttcttccttcagctcagccaccagaatgagcagatcatttacctgttcacatctgacacgggtgttgtctccgctgccctccatggcgagtgccaggctccggcactctttgcagccagaggcctggatgcCCACATGTTTGCgcggggcctctgtctgggtgcccacagtttttttaacagccgccttcgaccgggtagcaaccacgGCTGGATCTCTAgacacaagcgagaccttgtgactcGACGGCCAGTTGgggggagcactggttgctcgcTCTGGGcaaggactagtccctgccctcccggaggcttcctataacctggtggcttgatcgatcgggggaggggctgtctccgcccccaggctcactcagcagcccgcccaccagctgacagccctcagcacaggccgagggcttttgccggcttccaaaagccccaaaaagagctttgtGTCGGCCCTTtccgctgcagatcccttccccagctcagtCTTACCatccctgaagctggtctccgcggcaAGAGTAAAGTCAGGCCCCCGAGTTGCAGgcaagcaaacttccagctcttccaggagctggTCAACAGGACCTTCTGGGACACCGATGACAATCTCGATcctatgaaactgatagaaatgaaACTTGCCGATTTGGATGAGGGACGTGTGAGTCCGGGGAATGTGGAGTACAACGTCCTACCCTTGCCAAGGTCTGACTTCACAAGTGATGAGCAAAGTCTTGACTGTCAGAAACACGGAGTttactttaagaagaaaaatcccttctgtccactcCTCCAGCCTTCCTTGCTCAGCAAGAAGACAATGTGCTGCCTCCTGTTGGGCAGGTCATGAGCAGCCCAGGTGAGAACAGCCTCCAGCATGGCCTCTTCTCTCACAGGGagctcccccttctccagcaggcgttgcaggtcattgaaggagagctCCAGAAACTCTGCGGACACCCTGGTCACCTCCTCCAAGTGACGCAGGATGAACTcgtgggctgcttctcgcaggtcagcacagcagcagtagtgggtgaatctccagatgccgatgCAGTTTTCTGAGCACAGCTGGGCTTTTAAGAAGTGGCAGCAGAGGCTGACGACGCCCAGGACGTTGAACCGGTCTGCTGCCacgagcaaactttcaacgttgtcctCCGTGAGGGGCACTGTGCCGGTGTAGGCATACTCGATGAGGAGCCCCATCGTTTCAGGGGAAGCGCCGTGGATTTGATAGACGTTGCTGTCGGCACTGCTGcagttgctggagaacaaagccctgaaaaaccAAGAGaatgctgctggggaagaaagcggccttgccgTGGGAAACCCTGAGTCCGTGATCCCCTGTGCCCCCTTCCCCGCGCACCcgtttgggcactagcagtaggcacgctgggaggccgtggagtttgATGAAGGAAGGCTTTACTGGGCGCTTGTTTTCAAGAGGAGCCACAGGGCGAGTGGGCACCTGGCTTcaagaagaacagcagagagtagccgtgtgtggggaaggaaagcctcccgcctgacagcagagcagccaggctggccacgctcccggccacgctcccagccccgcacccTAGCTGGGCCTTctcagacaccacttccagcttGTGGAGGACTTtgggtgcctgggcagggagcaggaccagGGGGAACTGCCggaggagagttggagtgccgagggaagcgctggagatacagccaggcacagtgtggcacggagcagggagcgctggttggccccatcccctcctctttCAAGCACTCACCCGAAGTACGCACTGCAGTTAGAGAGGACCATCTTGTGCGCGTTGAATTCAACGCCGTCCACGCTGAGGATCACATCGCTTGGTGTCCCTTCTGGACAAAGCCCGTGGAAGGCGGTGCAAGCCACGGAACTCATCTTCccctccctgggtgaggaggaggaggatgcgcCGCGAGGCAAGCTGTCGCCCACCTCCAAGCCTGAGGCAGTGGGAGACgcttctgccactctggggtgcttacagcactttgtccttgccctccctccggCGTCGTAGTAGAAGCCCTGCCTGTCTGCTGGCtctggaacgtgccccataatgacatcacagatgTTGTGTCGAAGAAGTGTCACCATGCCAGTCTAAAGGGATCTGCCTCTGTTCAGCAGCTGTTCCGTACAAGCGTAAATAGCCAATTTGTGTTCTCTGGGGAGAGAGATGTGTGTCAATAGACACACAGTGGCGATGTCTGGGCCGTAGGGGGTTCcgaaaaggcaaagaaagcctgtttctaTCTCTCAGGATTCTACAATTTTTTATGATGTAAAGGAGTTTAGACTACGAAAAGACTGTGGacagatttctttagaaagagatGTTCAAGCGTCAAAATCCCTGTCTAGAGAGAGCTGGTGGAGGGCACtggc
This window encodes:
- the LOC134509199 gene encoding kelch-like protein 10, yielding MQDFLAVPQKMTLRKDEQRNEPGCHTQPRARTQIGYLRLYGTAAEQRQIPLDWHGLEVGDSLPRGASSSSSPREGKMSSVACTAFHGLCPEGTPSDVILSVDGVEFNAHKMVLSNCSAYFGALFSSNCSSADSNVYQIHGASPETMGLLIEYAYTGTVPLTEDNVESLLVAADRFNVLGVVSLCCHFLKAQLCSENCIGIWRFTHYCCCADLREAAHEFILRHLEEVTRVSAEFLELSFNDLQRLLEKGELPVREEAMLEAVLTWAAHDLPNRRQHIVFLLSKEGWRSGQKGFFFLK